A genomic stretch from Maniola jurtina chromosome 26, ilManJurt1.1, whole genome shotgun sequence includes:
- the LOC123878455 gene encoding zinc finger BED domain-containing protein 4-like has product MRIQAFVPRNQRQGPQNKVVGRNPQTMCNLSPRRPAPMLPQLLRPLLQVPYPYTALRNSSLIEFKDTHSSTNIQAALLETTNEWNLTNKINFIVSDNAPNVKKAIADIGWKHYGCYGHTLNLIVQDALNSVQASLDKVKTIVRHFKTSTAALEKLLKAQSQEKPDVTPKRLIQEVPTRWNSTFAMLQRFVELENQICATVAVLKKDLPLLTLEEWTVFHELCKVLKPFDEATKAMSGEDYMTASTIIVMTRCLKESCDQLLLEGFTVTTNNIITVLRTGLDKRFEGVERSGTFSICTLLDPRYKTNVFSDTSEAAKAKKVLEEILATDIRRRHGEKQPQQSTSTSASVPVRDKFSPWTILNNIVGTQQQQVGTPLSCAIKEVDSYLKEDILPTFNENGKFNCPLQWWQLKQHIYPNLAILLRKYGNIMATSVPCERIFSKTGLTINNRRTQLKTYKVAQLTYLNVNLDPKRFLIES; this is encoded by the exons ATGCGTATACAAGCCTTTGTACCGCGCAATCAACGGCAAGGACCCCagaacaaagtcgtgggcagGAACCCGCAGACGATGTGCAACCTCAGCCCTCGTCGTCCAGCTCCGATGCTGCCTCAGCTTCTACGTCCACTGCTGCAAGTACCATACCCATATACCGCGCTGCGCAACAGCTCATTGATAG AGTTTAAAGATACGCACAGCAGTACGAATATTCAAGCTGCATTGCTCGAAACGACCAACGAGTGgaatttaacaaataaaataaattttattgttagtgaCAACGCACCCAACGTCAAAAAAGCCATAGCTGATATAGGGTGGAAGCATTATGGTTGCTATGGCCATACGTTGAACTTAATAGTGCAAGATGCCCTGAATTCAGTCCAAGCTTCTTTGGACAAAGTTAAAACTATAGTCCGTCATTTTAAAACAAGTACAGCAGCGctagaaaaattattaaaagcgCAATCACAGGAAAAGCCGGACGTGACACCAAAGCGCTTGATACAGGAAGTACCAACCCGGTGGAACTCTACATTTGCTATGTTACAGCGATTTGTAgaactggaaaatcaaatatgtGCCACTGTTGCAGTTCTTAAAAAAGATTTACCACTTTTAACTCTCGAGGAATGGACAGTATTTCACGAACTGTGCAAGGTTTTAAAACCTTTTGACGAAGCTACGAAAGCTATGAGTGGTGAAGATTATATGACAGCCAGTACCATTATAGTCATGACACGCTGTCTTAAGGAATCCTGTGACCAACTGCTCCTGGAAGGCTTTACtgttacaacaaataatataattacagtACTTCGGACAGGCTTGGATAAAAGATTTGAAGGTGTTGAGAGAAGTGGCACGTTCTCGATATGTACATTATTAGACCCAAGGTACAAAACCAATGTATTCTCAGACACAAGTGAGGCAGCAAAAGCAAAGAAAGTGCTGGAGGAAATACTGGCAACGGATATTAGGCGACGACATGGAGAAAAACAACCACAACAATCGACTTCAACCTCTGCATCCGTCCCAGTAAGGGATAAATTTTCACCATGGACGATTTTAAACAATATTGTTGGGACGCAGCAGCAGCAAGTAGGCACACCTTTGTCGTGTGCCATCAAAGAAGTGGACTCCTATTTAAAAGAGGACATATTACCCACGTTCAATGAAAATGGGAAATTTAACTGTCCATTGCAATGGTGGCAACTTAAACAGCACATTTATCCCAACCTTGCCATTCTTCTACGCAAGTATGGCAACATAATGGCAACGTCAGTTCCGTGCGAGAGGATATTTAGTAAGACAGGTCTCACGATTAATAACCGCCGCACACAATTGAAGACATACAAAGTTGCCCAATTAACTTATTTAAATGTTAATCTAGATCCAAAAAGATTTTTGATAGAGTCATAA